One region of Chryseobacterium sp. SORGH_AS_0447 genomic DNA includes:
- the ruvA gene encoding Holliday junction branch migration protein RuvA has product MIFSLQGIVQELTPTYAVINVQGVGYYVGISLMTSQTLTVNKETVLFIQQIIREDAHLLFGFKTRSEKEMFNLLISVNGVGAVSALILLSTLSLDEIASAILSKNSALIQKAKGIGAKTAERIIVDLKDKVQKFSNPEENISTIANNKVKEESLSALEVLGIPKRMSEKLADRIIKQDPDISVEALVKQILKNI; this is encoded by the coding sequence ATGATATTTTCACTACAAGGCATTGTTCAGGAACTTACGCCTACTTACGCAGTGATCAATGTGCAAGGCGTTGGTTACTATGTAGGTATCAGCCTAATGACCTCACAAACACTTACTGTAAACAAAGAAACCGTACTTTTTATTCAGCAGATCATCAGGGAAGATGCGCATTTACTGTTCGGATTTAAGACCCGTTCGGAAAAAGAAATGTTTAATCTGTTGATAAGCGTTAATGGAGTAGGTGCCGTATCAGCCCTTATTTTACTTTCCACGCTAAGCCTCGATGAGATCGCTTCGGCCATCCTTTCAAAAAACAGTGCGCTGATTCAGAAAGCCAAAGGAATCGGGGCAAAAACCGCTGAAAGGATCATTGTAGATCTTAAAGATAAAGTGCAGAAATTCAGCAATCCGGAAGAAAACATTTCTACCATTGCGAATAATAAAGTGAAGGAAGAATCGTTATCTGCATTAGAAGTTTTGGGCATTCCGAAACGGATGAGTGAGAAGCTTGCAGATAGAATCATAAAACAAGATCCTGACATTTCGGTCGAAGCGTTGGTAAAACAAATCTTAAAAAACATTTAA
- a CDS encoding NADP-dependent malic enzyme produces the protein MSNKTHRDEKNFNQAALDYHKAEPKGKIEVIPSKPHSSQRDLSLAYSPGVAVPCMEIHEKPETVYDYTGKGNLVAVISNGTAVLGLGDIGAEASKPVMEGKGLLFKIFADINVFDIEINEKDPDKFIDIVKGIAPTFGGINLEDIKAPEAFYIEQRLKEELDIPLMHDDQHGTAIISAAALINSLKIANKKIEEVRMVVNGAGAAAIACTNLYISLGLKRENVLMCDSKGVINHKRENLTPEKLDFIVETDIDTLEDAVKGSDVFVGLSKGNVMTSEMLLGMNENPIVFALANPDPEIAYDVALETRKDVIMATGRSDYPNQVNNVLGFPYIFRGALDVQARGINEAMKLAAVHAIADLAKEPVPEAVILAYNVQNLQFGREYFIPKPFDNRLITKVSSAVAKAAIESGIARKTITDFEEYENSLLDRMGRDEKLVRMMQNRAKANPKRITLGNAEEYNVLKAAQILYEEGIAYPILLGNKKYVTEQMERFGINIDVPIIDPSDDDQKANRKKYRETLWKLRQRKGMNEYKAKRFVRQRDYFGPLMLKHGDTDGLIVGFSKNYVSTLRPVLEVIEKDKGVDKVAAMMMILSEKKPIFFADTSINQNPTAEDLVNIAKMAEFTVKSFAIEPRIAMLGFENFAAISETSKKVAKAVSILHEKYPKMIVDGEIQPDFAMNADHLSDYPFSKLGTIPANTFIFPNLESANLSYKIIRGMKTAQVIGPILMGLKQPVHVLQMRSSVDEIVNLATIAVLDAQRREKKDKK, from the coding sequence ATGTCAAACAAAACCCACCGCGACGAAAAAAACTTTAATCAGGCCGCGCTAGATTATCATAAAGCCGAGCCTAAAGGTAAGATCGAAGTGATCCCTTCAAAACCGCACTCATCTCAGAGAGATTTGTCATTGGCTTATTCTCCGGGGGTTGCAGTTCCTTGTATGGAAATTCACGAGAAGCCTGAAACCGTGTACGATTACACCGGGAAAGGCAATCTGGTAGCTGTTATTTCCAACGGGACGGCAGTTCTTGGATTGGGAGATATCGGGGCAGAAGCTTCGAAGCCTGTGATGGAAGGGAAAGGTCTTTTGTTCAAAATTTTTGCCGATATCAACGTGTTTGATATTGAAATCAATGAAAAAGATCCTGATAAATTTATCGATATTGTAAAAGGAATTGCCCCGACATTCGGAGGAATCAATCTGGAAGACATTAAAGCACCAGAAGCATTTTATATCGAACAGCGATTAAAGGAAGAGCTGGATATTCCGCTGATGCACGACGACCAGCACGGAACGGCGATTATCTCTGCGGCAGCCCTTATCAATTCCCTTAAAATTGCCAATAAAAAAATCGAAGAGGTAAGGATGGTAGTCAACGGAGCGGGAGCTGCGGCCATTGCCTGTACCAACCTTTATATTTCTTTGGGATTAAAAAGAGAAAACGTTTTGATGTGCGACAGCAAAGGTGTGATCAATCATAAAAGAGAAAACCTTACCCCGGAAAAACTTGATTTCATCGTTGAAACGGATATCGATACCCTTGAAGATGCTGTAAAAGGCTCGGATGTCTTTGTAGGACTATCCAAAGGAAACGTAATGACGTCTGAAATGCTGCTCGGGATGAATGAAAACCCTATCGTTTTTGCTTTGGCCAACCCGGATCCGGAAATTGCCTATGATGTTGCGCTGGAAACCCGTAAAGATGTTATCATGGCAACCGGAAGAAGTGATTATCCGAACCAGGTGAACAACGTTCTCGGATTCCCTTACATTTTCCGTGGAGCACTGGATGTCCAGGCAAGAGGAATTAACGAAGCCATGAAGCTGGCTGCCGTTCATGCAATTGCAGATCTGGCGAAAGAACCTGTTCCTGAAGCGGTCATTTTAGCATATAACGTTCAGAACTTACAGTTTGGAAGAGAATATTTTATTCCGAAGCCATTTGATAACCGATTAATTACCAAAGTTTCAAGTGCTGTAGCCAAAGCAGCCATCGAAAGCGGAATTGCCAGAAAAACCATTACTGATTTCGAAGAGTATGAAAACAGTCTTCTTGACAGAATGGGAAGAGACGAAAAGCTCGTGAGAATGATGCAGAACCGGGCTAAGGCAAACCCGAAAAGAATTACCTTGGGAAATGCTGAAGAATACAACGTTCTGAAAGCAGCCCAGATTCTGTATGAAGAAGGAATCGCTTATCCGATCCTTTTGGGAAATAAAAAATATGTCACAGAGCAGATGGAGCGTTTCGGAATCAACATCGATGTTCCGATTATCGATCCGAGTGATGACGATCAGAAAGCCAACAGAAAAAAATACAGGGAAACCCTTTGGAAGCTTCGTCAGAGAAAAGGGATGAACGAATATAAGGCTAAAAGATTCGTGCGCCAGAGAGATTATTTTGGCCCGTTGATGCTAAAGCATGGAGATACGGACGGTTTGATCGTCGGATTCTCAAAAAATTATGTTTCTACATTAAGACCGGTGCTGGAAGTTATTGAAAAAGATAAAGGCGTAGATAAAGTAGCTGCCATGATGATGATCTTATCTGAGAAGAAACCGATCTTCTTTGCCGATACCTCCATCAATCAGAATCCTACTGCTGAAGATCTGGTGAACATTGCTAAAATGGCGGAATTTACCGTAAAATCTTTTGCCATCGAACCGAGAATCGCGATGCTTGGATTCGAAAACTTTGCAGCTATTTCCGAAACATCGAAAAAAGTAGCGAAAGCCGTAAGCATTCTTCATGAAAAATATCCGAAGATGATCGTGGATGGAGAAATTCAGCCGGATTTTGCTATGAATGCAGACCATTTAAGCGATTATCCTTTCTCAAAACTGGGAACAATACCTGCCAACACCTTTATTTTCCCGAATCTTGAAAGTGCCAACCTCTCTTACAAAATCATTAGGGGAATGAAAACCGCCCAGGTTATCGGACCGATCCTGATGGGATTAAAGCAGCCGGTACACGTGCTTCAGATGCGTTCCAGCGTGGATGAAATTGTAAACCTGGCTACTATTGCAGTGCTGGATGCACAGCGCAGAGAAAAGAAAGACAAGAAATAA
- a CDS encoding ATPase codes for MVAIVDSGSTKSDWVILDDFKKVFLKTETIGFNPNFISKELIVPEIESNTSLTTVKNSIKKIYFYGSGCGVQQNCDTIIEELGRVFTHAEVIVKEDLTAAAYAAYRGKPAIVCILGTGSNSCYFDGENIKIQLPSLGFLVGDEGSGSAIGKQLVRRFFMQKLPEDLSVEFEKTYKLTVDEALKNMYHTTRPNAYLADFNKFVVERKDHPYFQKMVFEEMLNFFDYQVLPYRESKDAEVNFIGSIAYYYEDILRSAASELHLEVGQIVQKPIESLVDYHIRYIL; via the coding sequence ATGGTTGCTATTGTTGATAGTGGTTCTACGAAATCGGATTGGGTGATTCTGGATGATTTTAAAAAAGTCTTCCTCAAGACGGAGACCATTGGTTTCAATCCGAATTTTATCAGCAAAGAACTTATTGTTCCGGAAATCGAAAGCAATACCAGCCTTACAACGGTTAAAAATTCCATCAAGAAAATCTATTTCTACGGTTCCGGATGTGGAGTACAGCAGAACTGCGATACCATTATCGAGGAACTGGGCCGGGTATTTACCCATGCGGAAGTTATTGTAAAAGAAGATCTTACGGCAGCTGCGTATGCTGCTTATCGCGGAAAGCCTGCTATTGTATGTATTTTAGGGACAGGTTCCAATTCATGTTATTTCGACGGTGAAAACATCAAAATTCAGTTACCATCATTAGGTTTCCTGGTAGGAGACGAAGGAAGCGGAAGTGCTATCGGGAAACAGTTGGTACGCAGATTCTTTATGCAGAAGCTTCCCGAAGACCTTTCCGTAGAATTTGAAAAAACGTATAAGCTGACGGTAGATGAGGCATTGAAAAACATGTATCATACAACACGGCCGAATGCGTATCTTGCCGATTTCAACAAGTTTGTAGTAGAAAGGAAAGATCATCCGTACTTTCAGAAAATGGTTTTTGAGGAAATGCTCAACTTCTTCGATTATCAGGTGCTTCCTTATCGGGAATCAAAAGATGCTGAGGTTAATTTCATTGGTTCCATTGCTTATTATTACGAAGATATTTTACGTTCTGCTGCGTCAGAGCTTCATCTGGAAGTAGGACAGATCGTCCAGAAGCCCATCGAGAGCCTGGTCGATTACCATATCCGGTATATTCTATAA